A DNA window from Acidobacteriota bacterium contains the following coding sequences:
- a CDS encoding aminopeptidase P family protein yields MTMKRRSSRREFLGAAVASSALVLPAWGAAEPAGASKNVAAKPARASESEKLLKPRPDHPTPATYDRLDQAWYKSNIARLQTKLKEARVDAALLTDRWNIIYFTGLFHTTTERPFAILIPADGLDLTWFHPGLDRDLVASWWIQDRESYFDIQHAKGGFPNEGKVVEGDKVDLTRWMWEGIRKRGYDGKTVGHDATYDERPKATIADVCPKTSLRKIDDLCMNMRMVKTPEEIALTQRAMNYFDRIHAFARDLILARGTDLIDYEIAQETMTYGTGLILADIKRDERPHTAVGVSVDIGVRTGIGTAYPHPNQFHYNKVKKGDSLQVSGVVQVGGYGGELYRAYQLGPWDAHREKVWEAHTESCRIQQEQSAAGVACSHVAKAVHDYQVKAGMQKYIYHRPGHGQGMEGHQPPYLALGDFTTLEEGMMFSNEPGLYDPENGFGYNHSDCVLVTLKTGVPMSSVPMTKDWCLLKV; encoded by the coding sequence ATGACGATGAAGCGAAGGTCGAGCCGAAGGGAGTTCCTGGGAGCGGCGGTGGCGTCGAGCGCTCTCGTTCTGCCCGCGTGGGGGGCGGCCGAGCCGGCGGGCGCGTCGAAGAACGTCGCGGCGAAGCCGGCGCGCGCGAGTGAGTCGGAGAAGCTGCTCAAGCCCCGCCCGGACCATCCGACGCCCGCCACGTACGATCGGCTCGACCAGGCCTGGTACAAATCGAACATCGCGCGGTTACAGACAAAGCTGAAAGAGGCCCGCGTCGACGCGGCGCTTCTCACCGATCGCTGGAACATCATCTACTTCACCGGCCTCTTCCACACGACCACCGAACGCCCCTTCGCGATCCTCATCCCCGCCGACGGCCTCGATCTCACCTGGTTCCACCCGGGGCTCGATCGCGACCTCGTCGCCTCGTGGTGGATCCAGGACCGCGAGTCGTACTTCGACATCCAGCACGCGAAGGGCGGGTTCCCGAACGAGGGGAAGGTCGTCGAGGGAGACAAGGTCGACCTGACGCGCTGGATGTGGGAGGGAATCCGCAAGCGCGGCTACGACGGGAAGACCGTCGGCCACGACGCCACGTACGACGAGCGGCCGAAGGCGACGATCGCCGACGTCTGCCCGAAGACGTCGCTGCGGAAGATCGACGACCTCTGCATGAACATGAGGATGGTGAAGACTCCGGAGGAGATCGCGCTGACGCAGCGCGCGATGAACTATTTCGACCGGATCCACGCCTTCGCCCGCGATCTGATCCTCGCGCGCGGCACCGACCTCATCGACTACGAGATCGCGCAGGAGACGATGACCTACGGGACGGGGCTGATCCTGGCCGACATCAAGCGCGACGAGCGGCCGCACACGGCGGTCGGCGTCTCGGTCGACATCGGCGTTCGCACCGGCATCGGCACCGCGTACCCCCACCCGAACCAGTTCCACTACAACAAGGTGAAGAAGGGGGACTCGCTCCAGGTCTCGGGGGTCGTGCAGGTCGGCGGCTACGGCGGCGAGCTGTACCGCGCGTACCAGCTCGGGCCGTGGGACGCGCACCGCGAGAAGGTGTGGGAGGCGCACACCGAGTCGTGCCGCATCCAGCAGGAGCAGTCGGCCGCTGGGGTCGCGTGCTCCCACGTCGCGAAGGCGGTCCACGACTACCAGGTGAAGGCGGGGATGCAGAAGTACATCTACCACCGCCCCGGCCACGGCCAGGGGATGGAGGGGCACCAGCCCCCCTACCTCGCCCTCGGCGATTTCACCACGCTCGAGGAGGGGATGATGTTCAGCAACGAGCCGGGGCTCTACGATCCGGAGAACGGCTTCGGCTACAACCACTCCGACTGCGTCCTCGTCACCCTCAAGACGGGCGTCCCGATGAGCTCCGTCCCGATGACGAAGGACTGGTGCCTCCTGAAGGTGTGA